The following are encoded in a window of Rubellicoccus peritrichatus genomic DNA:
- a CDS encoding phytanoyl-CoA dioxygenase family protein, which produces METETQSINCEQWQSFLEDGYFIAKGLIDSTTLKSLQNRLDDIMMGKARVDYGRMLMQLDSETGDYSDAGEQSKGFKGATLNYRKIQDLEFDPMFLELMRHPLFESTCRQVYGNEADIAVFRAMFMNKPANRGTFLPWHQDRWTFLDRDPQLTIWCALDPATKENGCVQIVPASHRNGLINPSHPSGFLTDEQAAEYATAENIVYVELEPGDVVFLHNYLLHASDVNRSSQSRRAFSICYMDKASVDSREKPHDYPVIFGEGAL; this is translated from the coding sequence ATGGAAACAGAAACTCAGTCTATTAACTGCGAGCAATGGCAGTCTTTTCTGGAGGATGGATACTTCATTGCGAAAGGGCTCATCGATTCAACTACTTTGAAATCTTTGCAGAATCGCTTGGATGACATCATGATGGGCAAAGCCCGGGTCGACTATGGCAGGATGTTGATGCAACTCGACAGCGAAACGGGTGATTACTCAGATGCGGGTGAGCAGTCAAAAGGGTTCAAGGGCGCTACTTTGAATTACCGAAAGATTCAAGACTTGGAGTTCGACCCAATGTTTCTCGAGCTTATGCGTCATCCGCTCTTTGAGAGCACTTGCCGCCAAGTCTATGGCAATGAGGCGGATATTGCTGTCTTCAGGGCTATGTTCATGAACAAACCTGCCAATCGTGGAACGTTTCTTCCCTGGCATCAGGATCGTTGGACCTTTCTTGATCGCGATCCGCAGTTGACCATTTGGTGCGCGCTTGATCCGGCGACAAAGGAGAACGGCTGCGTACAAATTGTACCTGCTTCTCATCGAAATGGTCTGATCAATCCGTCTCATCCTTCCGGGTTTTTAACTGACGAGCAAGCTGCAGAATATGCAACAGCAGAGAACATTGTTTATGTTGAACTGGAGCCTGGCGATGTTGTCTTTTTACACAATTATTTGCTTCATGCATCTGATGTGAACCGCAGCAGTCAGTCACGCAGGGCGTTCAGCATTTGTTACATGGATAAGGCGTCTGTTGATTCCCGTGAAAAGCCTCATGATTACCCAGTGATCTTTGGGGAAGGCGCTCTTTGA
- a CDS encoding AraC family transcriptional regulator, which translates to MQKSDSLPNTLNQRQRDTIRLLLEQFQVEIISAVYWRNEAPWYLDLRKVHDSFFLFPVKGELHFYSEGQCHSVKPGQFVMLADGVEHAIELKDGHSKLEQIAIHAYIQNIWQMPFLSLCPNVIGTLPNKASWFLEMKEFIHVLNLDKVSGQQWGEGLIRRLLISQITQFDLSIAQEVKNIDPRIEAAVLKIHNHYKDGIMIEQLAEDCRLSTVQFRKLFLRYTGLSPKIYLEQYRLKKAAFALKNTASSIKRIAADVAGLNNVQYFHAVFKKAYGMTPSQYRNTPTEGP; encoded by the coding sequence GTGCAAAAGTCAGACTCCCTTCCCAATACCCTGAACCAGAGGCAAAGAGACACGATTCGTCTGCTCTTGGAGCAGTTCCAGGTCGAAATAATATCAGCTGTTTATTGGCGCAATGAAGCGCCCTGGTATCTCGATCTCCGAAAAGTCCATGACAGCTTCTTTCTTTTTCCTGTGAAAGGAGAATTGCACTTTTACAGCGAAGGACAATGTCACTCGGTCAAGCCTGGTCAGTTCGTCATGCTCGCCGATGGTGTGGAACACGCCATAGAATTAAAGGACGGGCATTCCAAATTGGAGCAAATTGCGATTCATGCATACATTCAGAACATCTGGCAAATGCCCTTCCTCAGTCTTTGTCCAAATGTCATCGGGACATTACCCAATAAGGCATCATGGTTTCTGGAAATGAAAGAGTTCATTCACGTGCTCAATCTGGATAAGGTCTCAGGACAACAATGGGGCGAAGGCTTAATCAGGCGCTTGCTGATCTCTCAAATCACACAATTTGATCTTAGCATTGCTCAAGAAGTTAAAAATATTGATCCCCGTATTGAAGCCGCAGTCCTTAAAATACATAACCACTACAAAGACGGCATCATGATTGAACAGTTAGCCGAAGACTGCCGATTGAGCACTGTGCAGTTTCGTAAACTGTTCCTGCGCTACACTGGATTAAGCCCCAAGATCTACCTTGAACAGTATCGATTAAAAAAAGCGGCATTTGCACTCAAGAACACAGCTTCCAGCATAAAAAGGATAGCAGCAGATGTTGCCGGCCTCAACAATGTCCAATACTTCCACGCTGTTTTCAAGAAAGCTTACGGCATGACTCCATCTCAATACCGAAATACCCCAACAGAGGGTCCTTGA
- a CDS encoding phytanoyl-CoA dioxygenase family protein, with amino-acid sequence MIKFSNQQFELTEEHIESFYREGYFMAPSFISEQAVFNINAAYDAEMKTLEGERKWQSLPFAQEAQQELQTERVAAMMERLLGGPIQLWLGMYAVVMPGGKGLEWHQDNQYTHILGHMCNAFVALDDINTENAGLWIAPRSHRLGRQPNLNEGEGHRRAATPENAMSVPPMKRGDAVIFHRETLHHSKVNKTDKPRRAFAFQVSAANCRFAETGKLVEERDQ; translated from the coding sequence ATGATCAAATTCTCTAATCAACAGTTCGAATTAACTGAAGAACATATCGAATCTTTTTATCGTGAGGGCTATTTTATGGCGCCCTCTTTTATTTCCGAACAAGCCGTCTTTAATATCAACGCTGCCTATGATGCTGAAATGAAAACTCTGGAAGGTGAGCGCAAATGGCAGTCGCTGCCGTTTGCGCAAGAAGCCCAGCAGGAATTACAGACGGAGCGTGTGGCGGCTATGATGGAGCGGCTGCTTGGTGGCCCGATTCAGCTTTGGCTTGGAATGTATGCCGTCGTCATGCCTGGCGGAAAAGGACTCGAATGGCATCAGGACAATCAATACACTCACATTCTCGGACATATGTGCAACGCCTTCGTGGCCTTGGACGATATTAATACGGAGAACGCTGGTTTGTGGATTGCACCTCGTTCGCATCGTCTTGGTCGGCAACCAAACCTCAATGAAGGCGAAGGCCATCGGAGGGCGGCAACTCCCGAAAATGCCATGTCCGTTCCTCCAATGAAACGCGGGGATGCTGTCATTTTTCACCGGGAGACTTTACACCACAGCAAGGTGAATAAGACAGACAAGCCTCGTCGGGCTTTTGCCTTTCAGGTGTCTGCGGCAAATTGTCGCTTTGCTGAAACGGGAAAGCTGGTTGAGGAGCGGGATCAATAA
- a CDS encoding DUF1080 domain-containing protein: protein MCRLQADSDDANSKKGFTPIFNGQSLEGWHIMEREADDTYYATEENFFVKDGVLHCFQTQPSRKGGLILSDDEYGDFELIIDVKSDWGCDSGIFLRCTEDGRGIQVLNDYLQNGCIGFLFGQGTGAYISRPIRLYGHPDSQDAENVFAKDIYDGVEIDNLTYSIGASEWNKVWRHGEWNTLKIRCTGSEPVVTTWVNGVKIMEMDGSDYQARHLNHENVQNWDQPSAWDSEKVQRITGNRGSIALQIHPGGRWKPGGSAMYRNIRIREL, encoded by the coding sequence ATGTGCCGCTTGCAAGCCGATTCAGACGATGCCAACTCAAAGAAGGGTTTTACGCCAATTTTCAATGGCCAGTCCCTTGAGGGATGGCATATCATGGAAAGAGAAGCGGATGATACATACTATGCAACCGAAGAGAATTTCTTCGTAAAAGACGGTGTACTTCATTGTTTTCAAACTCAGCCGAGCAGAAAAGGGGGCTTGATTCTATCAGATGATGAGTATGGTGATTTTGAACTAATTATTGATGTTAAGAGTGATTGGGGTTGCGACTCCGGAATTTTTCTTCGCTGTACCGAAGATGGACGGGGCATTCAAGTTTTGAACGACTATCTCCAGAATGGTTGCATCGGTTTTTTGTTCGGCCAGGGAACCGGTGCTTACATTTCAAGACCAATCCGCCTTTACGGACATCCTGATTCTCAGGACGCCGAAAACGTATTCGCTAAAGATATTTACGATGGCGTAGAAATTGATAATCTAACTTATTCCATCGGCGCCAGTGAATGGAATAAGGTTTGGCGTCACGGTGAATGGAACACGTTGAAAATTCGCTGCACGGGCTCGGAGCCAGTTGTCACAACTTGGGTAAATGGGGTAAAGATCATGGAGATGGACGGTAGTGATTACCAAGCCAGGCACTTGAATCACGAAAATGTCCAAAATTGGGATCAGCCCTCCGCTTGGGACAGTGAAAAAGTACAACGGATAACGGGTAACCGAGGGTCGATTGCGCTCCAGATTCATCCTGGTGGCCGTTGGAAACCGGGCGGCTCTGCGATGTATCGCAATATCCGGATTCGTGAACTTTAA
- a CDS encoding 3-methyl-2-oxobutanoate hydroxymethyltransferase, whose amino-acid sequence MPKLTIHDLYQAKKEGRQLTEVRTGDVNEAIACAEAGVDIIMCMKDELAAIRAAVPDTFIISANKLDRPHIASPDQAISAGFELMNMGADAIYSGMSMKVVEAMSREYIPVVGHIGFVPYRSTWLGGTRAVGKTASEAIGVYEAAKAYQDAGAIGVEIEIVPAKVTEEIGKRLDIILMSMGSGSVGATVQYLFATDVLGTNTGHIPRHAKVYGNLAKEEARVQQLRVEAFKAFQDEVTGGAYPTAKHSLKIKDEEFEKFLTQLPK is encoded by the coding sequence ATGCCAAAGTTAACCATCCACGATCTTTACCAGGCCAAAAAAGAAGGCCGTCAGCTAACCGAAGTCAGAACTGGTGACGTCAATGAAGCCATTGCATGCGCAGAAGCTGGCGTGGATATCATCATGTGCATGAAGGATGAGTTGGCAGCAATTCGTGCTGCGGTGCCCGACACATTTATCATCTCCGCGAACAAGCTGGACCGCCCGCATATAGCCAGTCCGGACCAAGCAATTTCGGCAGGCTTTGAACTTATGAACATGGGTGCCGATGCTATCTATTCAGGAATGAGCATGAAGGTCGTCGAAGCCATGTCCCGAGAATACATTCCCGTAGTCGGCCATATCGGATTTGTTCCCTACCGCAGCACCTGGCTTGGTGGAACCCGTGCTGTGGGCAAAACCGCAAGCGAGGCAATCGGCGTCTATGAAGCAGCAAAAGCCTATCAAGATGCTGGAGCAATTGGTGTGGAAATTGAAATCGTGCCCGCCAAAGTTACTGAAGAAATTGGTAAGCGACTCGATATCATTCTAATGTCGATGGGAAGTGGCTCTGTTGGGGCAACCGTTCAATATTTATTCGCCACCGACGTGCTTGGCACCAACACAGGCCATATTCCACGTCACGCCAAAGTGTATGGCAATCTGGCCAAAGAGGAAGCACGTGTTCAGCAACTACGTGTTGAAGCATTCAAAGCATTTCAGGATGAAGTTACGGGAGGCGCCTACCCAACAGCAAAGCATAGCTTGAAGATCAAGGATGAGGAATTTGAAAAATTCCTCACGCAACTTCCTAAATAG
- a CDS encoding AraC family transcriptional regulator, producing MDHFSQTKILFWGHYPDCKAWVDKRFDGYYVINYAHSGSLQYACGEHELRTIKGPISWLSYPGPQIRFGWPKLDNSWEHRFIAFSGSGVDSYIRSGLFSTNDQESVYPIQHPERLRIAFDELIQTLEVGKKEAPRTIHMLEGLLLQLHEQDRPDEHTSALEKGIKILANKMEDHPEVDWDFQVEAKQLNISYPHFRRLWRKINRDSPNNFLIKARLKLAATLLQKSPQSIKEIAYNVQFSDVYYFNRMFKKHYKIAPGRFREETRF from the coding sequence ATGGATCATTTCTCACAAACAAAGATATTGTTTTGGGGTCATTACCCGGATTGCAAAGCTTGGGTCGATAAGCGATTTGACGGCTATTATGTCATCAATTACGCCCACTCAGGTTCACTTCAATATGCCTGCGGAGAACATGAACTGAGAACCATCAAAGGCCCCATCTCCTGGCTCTCCTACCCTGGACCACAAATCCGATTTGGTTGGCCGAAGTTGGATAACTCCTGGGAACATCGTTTCATCGCTTTTTCAGGCTCGGGAGTTGATTCTTACATTCGCAGCGGTTTGTTTTCAACAAATGACCAAGAGTCAGTCTACCCAATACAGCATCCTGAACGCCTGCGCATAGCATTCGATGAACTCATTCAAACTCTGGAGGTAGGAAAAAAAGAAGCTCCCCGAACCATTCATATGCTTGAAGGATTATTGCTTCAACTTCATGAGCAGGATAGACCGGATGAACATACATCCGCTTTGGAAAAAGGAATCAAAATACTCGCGAACAAGATGGAAGATCACCCGGAAGTTGATTGGGATTTCCAGGTCGAAGCGAAACAACTAAATATCTCCTACCCACACTTCCGAAGACTTTGGCGTAAGATCAATCGCGATTCACCAAACAATTTCCTGATCAAAGCACGACTCAAGCTCGCCGCGACGCTCTTGCAAAAAAGTCCCCAATCAATCAAGGAAATCGCCTACAATGTCCAGTTCAGCGATGTTTACTACTTCAACCGCATGTTTAAAAAACATTATAAAATTGCTCCCGGCAGATTCCGCGAGGAGACACGATTCTAA
- a CDS encoding LacI family DNA-binding transcriptional regulator yields MLEKVNIRQVAKAAGVSVATVSGVLNHSGRHSPATAAKIRDVMRELNYVPRRNRLRRKADKNTGSLTKVGIFFPDNHKDGTKTPLGIGLAEGARKVLAEHNIQATILTLGDDGSLPEEITQGKLDGLIIRSGSKVTNGDEGLWYELKELGIPTVWAFGSSSVSQDADVVMVDDRGCGIWAANKIPLSDDNCIFVVMPDHNLDIEIRNLAFNAYLQERNIKSQIIHYKSEKSLAPIKTQSLKSIVTVFVPGHDAEVMAVHNLLLSQKKNKTSNATLIAIMTDDVSLPIRPGMNIAVQHIDPVRIGMTAGRQLLWRHQNHSGDPVRLLISAKELSHSNNGSEFI; encoded by the coding sequence ATGCTCGAGAAAGTGAATATTCGCCAGGTCGCCAAAGCAGCTGGTGTTTCAGTGGCCACGGTTTCAGGTGTCCTTAATCACTCAGGGCGTCACTCTCCAGCCACTGCTGCAAAGATCCGTGATGTTATGAGGGAATTGAATTACGTCCCCCGGCGTAATCGACTTCGCCGCAAAGCTGACAAAAACACGGGGTCACTCACCAAAGTAGGTATCTTCTTCCCTGACAACCATAAGGATGGAACGAAGACACCTCTGGGGATTGGTCTGGCAGAAGGAGCCAGGAAGGTTTTGGCAGAACACAACATACAGGCAACAATTCTGACATTAGGTGATGACGGCAGCTTGCCTGAAGAAATAACTCAAGGAAAGCTGGATGGGCTTATTATTCGATCAGGGTCAAAAGTAACCAATGGAGATGAAGGCCTCTGGTATGAGCTAAAAGAACTCGGCATCCCAACAGTATGGGCGTTTGGCAGTTCATCCGTATCTCAAGATGCTGATGTTGTCATGGTCGATGATCGCGGTTGTGGAATCTGGGCTGCGAATAAGATACCACTCAGCGATGATAATTGTATTTTTGTAGTAATGCCCGATCATAATCTGGATATCGAGATACGAAATCTCGCTTTCAATGCCTACCTTCAAGAACGTAATATCAAATCACAAATAATTCATTACAAATCCGAGAAATCACTGGCTCCAATCAAAACGCAAAGTCTTAAGTCGATTGTCACGGTTTTCGTCCCTGGTCATGACGCCGAAGTCATGGCTGTTCACAATCTTCTACTCTCTCAGAAAAAAAACAAAACTTCCAACGCCACACTTATAGCTATCATGACAGATGATGTTTCACTTCCGATTCGTCCCGGAATGAATATAGCAGTACAGCATATTGACCCTGTTCGCATCGGGATGACCGCAGGAAGGCAACTGTTGTGGCGGCATCAGAATCATTCAGGAGATCCGGTTCGACTTCTAATATCAGCCAAGGAGTTAAGCCACTCCAATAATGGCTCGGAGTTTATTTAA
- a CDS encoding peptidylprolyl isomerase → MLLLIAAVLFVAGCEPSSEPETSSVDLGPPIVARIGERTITLPELQAEVTRAQGQVEPEAVLGRMLRAEAILARAEKEGIMADPEVQRRINRLLIGELKKRVLTPRMDAVNLTDEELAMAYEERTDIFRKPEQRHLAIVYARNGEGQAQKRVAAAVASVGNVPVEKGFGKHALTSSDEKRSRYRGGDIGWTTRKNFPSTVPAPLIEIGYDRLTTQGQVSEPVQLDDGWAAVRLVEIRPETMPSFESIKPQLNALLLKEKREAVDASFHEETAALAPVEIVMPEWVGQIELNSVKSEEPLEPPSLP, encoded by the coding sequence ATGTTATTGCTCATTGCGGCGGTATTGTTCGTGGCAGGGTGTGAGCCTAGTTCTGAGCCCGAGACGTCGTCTGTCGATTTAGGACCACCGATAGTCGCGCGAATCGGTGAACGTACTATTACACTCCCGGAACTTCAAGCGGAAGTAACGCGGGCGCAAGGTCAGGTAGAGCCAGAGGCGGTTTTAGGACGTATGCTTCGTGCTGAGGCAATACTCGCCAGGGCGGAAAAGGAAGGGATTATGGCAGATCCTGAAGTTCAGCGTCGCATTAATCGATTGTTGATCGGTGAACTAAAGAAGCGAGTACTTACGCCACGCATGGACGCCGTAAATTTGACGGATGAAGAGCTTGCTATGGCGTATGAAGAGCGAACTGATATTTTTCGCAAACCAGAGCAGCGACACCTTGCTATTGTATATGCGAGAAACGGGGAAGGGCAGGCGCAGAAGCGTGTTGCTGCGGCGGTTGCCTCTGTGGGGAATGTTCCGGTCGAGAAAGGTTTCGGGAAACATGCACTCACGTCGTCGGACGAGAAGCGAAGCCGCTATCGTGGTGGTGATATCGGTTGGACAACACGTAAGAATTTTCCTTCGACTGTTCCAGCACCTTTGATTGAAATTGGTTATGATAGGCTTACTACACAAGGTCAGGTCAGTGAACCAGTACAATTGGATGACGGCTGGGCTGCTGTACGTTTGGTGGAAATTCGCCCTGAAACCATGCCATCTTTTGAATCGATTAAGCCTCAACTTAACGCCTTGCTGTTAAAAGAAAAGCGAGAGGCGGTGGATGCCTCTTTTCATGAAGAAACTGCCGCTCTTGCACCGGTCGAAATTGTAATGCCAGAATGGGTTGGTCAGATTGAACTGAACTCTGTCAAAAGTGAAGAACCGCTGGAACCTCCCTCCTTACCATAG